In a single window of the Fibrobacter sp. UWB15 genome:
- a CDS encoding peptidylprolyl isomerase: MRSFKFVSRGILTVALAAGVASAQLLNSKSMDVIRVEKVGISAGKIDSLAKMLGEQQLRGKKIDDKTMTQLRYAVIDNLVGQELIKLEAKKMGIKVSQGKVDSLTKLFKSQFPSEDAFQKELKKSNTTMAQFKEKIEDQLKSEAILEKKVPYPKDPTEKQKEAFWELNKTKVAINDSISGARIVIYTKGKSKQEIEDAKVMLQGLAAQVRSKKATFAQLAAMYSDDQTAKKTGGVMAKFVAKSKGDAFVKAVNKVKVGEITEPYTDKDGIAIFMLTEKNDGKYESYKHQIDYILRVQAEQDRQAQLKAYLDGLGKVYKVQYLDAKYTPPQAIGAAK; encoded by the coding sequence ATGCGTTCTTTTAAATTTGTTTCTCGCGGTATCCTGACGGTCGCTCTGGCCGCAGGTGTCGCTTCTGCTCAGTTGTTGAATTCCAAAAGCATGGATGTAATCCGTGTGGAAAAAGTCGGTATTTCTGCAGGTAAAATCGATAGCCTCGCCAAAATGCTCGGCGAACAGCAGCTCCGCGGCAAGAAGATTGATGACAAGACCATGACCCAGCTCCGTTATGCCGTGATCGACAATCTGGTCGGTCAGGAACTCATCAAGCTCGAAGCCAAGAAGATGGGTATCAAGGTTTCTCAGGGCAAGGTCGACAGCTTGACCAAGCTCTTCAAGTCCCAGTTCCCGAGCGAAGACGCCTTCCAGAAGGAACTCAAGAAGTCTAACACCACCATGGCCCAGTTCAAGGAAAAGATCGAAGACCAGCTGAAGAGCGAAGCAATTCTCGAAAAGAAGGTGCCGTATCCGAAGGATCCGACCGAAAAGCAGAAGGAAGCTTTCTGGGAACTCAACAAGACGAAGGTGGCCATTAACGATTCCATTAGCGGTGCCCGTATCGTGATTTACACCAAGGGTAAGTCCAAGCAGGAAATCGAAGACGCCAAGGTGATGTTGCAGGGCCTTGCCGCCCAGGTGCGCAGCAAGAAGGCTACGTTTGCTCAGCTCGCTGCCATGTACAGCGACGACCAAACCGCCAAGAAGACTGGTGGCGTGATGGCTAAGTTTGTTGCCAAGTCCAAGGGCGATGCTTTTGTGAAGGCCGTGAACAAGGTCAAGGTCGGCGAAATCACCGAACCGTATACCGACAAGGACGGTATCGCCATCTTCATGCTGACCGAAAAGAACGACGGCAAGTACGAAAGCTACAAGCACCAGATCGACTACATTCTGCGAGTGCAGGCCGAACAGGACCGTCAGGCTCAGCTCAAGGCTTACCTCGACGGCCTCGGAAAGGTCTACAAGGTGCAGTACCTCGATGCCAAGTACACTCCGCCGCAGGCTATTGGAGCTGCTAAGTAA
- a CDS encoding fibrobacter succinogenes major paralogous domain-containing protein, with the protein MRLIFIAFVLAVFFSACGDSDSSSALYNTDIEYGALTDARDGQTYRTVPIGNQVWMAENLNYASDASFCYGDDPEYCKKFGRLYTWSDAQDVCPAGWHLPNRAEWWTLIVNAGGRGEAKHTLRSTSVWYKFSDTSAVATDSYGFSILPTGYKHVNEGYIFDNQSVADFWSASEDYADEANAFFFYVGYNYGPGLDSISKLNAFTVRCLQDSPDAELREGSLTDERDGQIYKTVVIGAQTWMAENLNYATDSSMCYLIKPEYCDEYGRLYKWVDAQNACPAGWHLPDTTDWNELFYAVAGWELAGEVLKSIPYWQRSSWSFRELRDLYGFSALPAGKWVSEIPYSYLVGATSVDRGYSGDFDGEGNLAVFWTATESLDNMAYQVSIIRDYSDYLGAHMGAYYDKSNAFSIRCVKD; encoded by the coding sequence ATGCGTTTGATTTTTATTGCTTTTGTACTTGCTGTCTTCTTTTCTGCTTGTGGGGATAGCGATAGCTCCAGTGCTCTTTATAATACAGATATAGAATACGGAGCATTGACAGATGCTCGCGATGGTCAGACTTATAGAACGGTGCCTATCGGGAACCAAGTCTGGATGGCTGAAAATCTCAATTACGCATCGGATGCTAGCTTTTGTTATGGAGATGACCCTGAATATTGTAAGAAATTCGGTCGTCTTTATACGTGGAGCGATGCCCAAGATGTTTGCCCCGCAGGATGGCATTTGCCTAATCGTGCGGAATGGTGGACTCTCATCGTAAATGCGGGCGGTAGAGGAGAAGCTAAGCATACGTTGAGATCAACTTCGGTATGGTATAAATTTTCTGATACAAGTGCTGTGGCGACAGATAGCTATGGCTTTTCTATTCTTCCTACGGGGTATAAGCATGTGAATGAAGGTTATATTTTTGATAATCAATCCGTTGCTGATTTTTGGTCTGCTTCAGAAGATTATGCTGACGAGGCGAATGCATTTTTCTTTTATGTGGGCTATAATTATGGACCGGGCCTTGACAGCATCAGTAAGCTAAACGCTTTCACGGTGCGTTGCCTCCAGGATTCGCCTGATGCAGAGTTGAGAGAAGGCTCGTTGACAGATGAACGCGATGGACAGATTTATAAAACGGTTGTCATTGGCGCGCAAACGTGGATGGCCGAGAATTTGAACTATGCCACGGATTCTAGCATGTGTTATCTGATCAAACCGGAATACTGCGATGAATATGGCCGCCTGTACAAATGGGTCGATGCCCAAAATGCTTGTCCTGCTGGTTGGCATTTACCCGATACCACGGATTGGAATGAACTCTTTTATGCCGTTGCAGGATGGGAACTTGCGGGAGAAGTGCTGAAATCAATACCCTACTGGCAAAGAAGCAGCTGGTCTTTTAGGGAGCTTAGGGATCTCTATGGATTTTCTGCGCTGCCTGCTGGAAAATGGGTTAGTGAGATTCCGTATTCTTATCTTGTAGGAGCAACTTCGGTTGATAGAGGCTATAGCGGCGATTTTGACGGCGAGGGAAATCTCGCTGTGTTCTGGACTGCCACGGAGAGCTTGGATAATATGGCTTACCAAGTTTCAATAATCCGAGATTATTCTGATTATTTAGGTGCGCATATGGGGGCTTATTATGACAAAAGTAATGCCTTTTCTATCCGTTGCGTAAAGGATTAG
- a CDS encoding FISUMP domain-containing protein produces MPWFLSYGGFMKSFLFDMKCVTIVCLFFAFIACDGSSSSPNDDSLAEESSSSSNNAGSTTKMSSSEIRDIIGLSSSSDLNSACKNGHQSYPSKYITGTLTDSRDGQSYEIRKIGNHWWMEKNLNFAYLHPTDSLDSSSFCVNDSLEYCNKYGRLYLWSAVMDSSGAFSTDGSGCGSGADCAAVYPVRGVCPEGWHIPEQREFATLFYAGISSFPVEYSGLRVTAVETEYKFVLNFDGEVEHSVFADDARAYIWSSEVNGNEAMTLVFHKTTYWNAPQYYDNTMKSWGASVRCVRDEDWMTDTVPLVAECGDQSYLEPCEYGSLTDSRDGQTYKTVKIGDQWWMAENLNYRYLQPTDCEDSSSFCYYDEDCSKYGRLYLWSAAMDSSAVFSKKGSGCGDYAECSVDYPVRGVCPEGWHLPSSMELEQLVSTKATSRSGLIMNSEPGTLLKGGGWKKGSGIDAFGFTVLPAGYRSRGEQYYNKGQRTCFWSSTSDVIHLANAVCFGEGDGVDLRGEKKELSYSIRCLKDN; encoded by the coding sequence ATGCCTTGGTTTTTGAGTTACGGAGGTTTTATGAAGAGTTTTCTTTTTGACATGAAGTGCGTGACAATCGTTTGTTTGTTTTTCGCTTTCATTGCTTGCGATGGCAGTTCATCGTCGCCGAATGACGACTCGCTTGCAGAGGAATCTTCATCAAGTAGCAATAATGCGGGTTCAACGACAAAAATGTCTTCTAGCGAAATCCGCGATATTATTGGATTGTCGTCAAGCAGTGATTTAAATTCAGCTTGTAAAAATGGGCACCAAAGTTATCCATCGAAATATATAACCGGTACTTTGACGGATTCTCGAGATGGACAATCATATGAAATTCGTAAAATCGGTAATCATTGGTGGATGGAAAAGAATTTAAACTTTGCCTATTTGCATCCAACAGATTCTTTGGACTCAAGTAGTTTTTGTGTTAACGATTCTCTGGAATATTGTAATAAATATGGTCGTCTGTATTTGTGGAGTGCGGTCATGGATAGTTCCGGTGCCTTTTCTACGGATGGTTCGGGGTGCGGTTCCGGTGCAGATTGCGCTGCGGTTTATCCAGTAAGGGGAGTTTGTCCGGAAGGCTGGCATATACCAGAACAGAGAGAATTTGCGACTCTTTTTTATGCCGGCATCAGTTCTTTTCCGGTGGAATACAGTGGGCTCCGTGTAACGGCGGTTGAAACTGAATATAAATTTGTTTTGAATTTTGACGGGGAGGTGGAACATAGCGTTTTCGCAGATGACGCAAGGGCGTATATCTGGAGCTCTGAAGTCAATGGTAATGAAGCTATGACCCTGGTTTTCCATAAGACGACGTATTGGAATGCTCCTCAATACTATGATAATACAATGAAATCATGGGGGGCGTCTGTTCGTTGCGTTCGTGATGAAGATTGGATGACCGATACGGTCCCCTTGGTTGCAGAGTGTGGTGATCAATCCTATCTTGAACCGTGCGAATACGGCTCGCTGACGGATTCTCGGGATGGTCAAACGTACAAGACTGTAAAAATTGGAGACCAGTGGTGGATGGCGGAGAACCTGAACTATCGTTATTTACAGCCGACAGATTGTGAAGATTCCTCTAGTTTTTGTTATTACGATGAAGATTGTTCAAAATATGGTAGGCTTTACTTGTGGAGTGCGGCAATGGATAGTTCAGCCGTTTTTTCAAAAAAAGGATCGGGGTGTGGTGACTATGCAGAATGCTCTGTTGATTATCCTGTTAGGGGTGTTTGTCCGGAAGGTTGGCATTTGCCCTCAAGTATGGAACTGGAACAATTGGTTTCTACTAAGGCTACATCGCGGTCGGGATTGATTATGAACTCGGAGCCAGGAACGCTTTTAAAAGGTGGTGGTTGGAAAAAAGGTAGTGGAATTGATGCTTTCGGTTTTACGGTCTTGCCAGCTGGGTATAGATCTAGGGGAGAACAATATTATAACAAAGGTCAAAGAACCTGTTTTTGGAGTTCAACCTCTGATGTGATTCATTTGGCGAATGCAGTTTGTTTTGGGGAGGGCGATGGTGTAGATTTGCGGGGTGAAAAGAAGGAACTGTCGTATTCGATTCGCTGCCTAAAGGACAACTAA
- a CDS encoding FISUMP domain-containing protein: MKKSILALSLSMAFATSLFTACGGSSSDADDYDGYNPSSGRSGGKGEFFKTGSMVDPRDGKTYKTVKIGDQVWMAENLAFYDTLGIPELAKAPSNDYSGWSGDIMPVASIADSEETPAAKEPSGQTYTYDAAMNFGYYSDTSYNDGICPPGWHLPVMAEFDVLKSNVLLMCDSTFPCAKLEDGWKSTETFWTSTPANGVRINLDYGYSYRSNSYDAVSYTVNVENYDAFVADFSGKTSKLNVRCVQGAVLDSVSALKSFMAVREKNIEAMRLADSVWQYIQRGAKNYFNDSLEYSYFTDPRDGNVYGYLKIGSYFWMAENMRYTVGDAFCDSYLKCNASSHQDTLSYFDIGLSYNASEKASVCPDGWHLPSKEEWLDLRAASEKNGDFFGNDGMWDLSRVTPTNSTGFTMLTTTYRSARERSAFNEAAFWVRNDSLYVRLKIDTVYIDDPVEETIVVAVPEDSTADSLVVADSTVVSDSTAADSLPEVPERRFTLDTTRTEFQYYFYYEYDWMGSFGLQTTSSSYDSFSVRCVKDY; this comes from the coding sequence ATGAAAAAGAGCATTCTTGCTTTATCTCTTTCCATGGCATTTGCGACAAGTCTTTTTACTGCATGCGGCGGTAGCAGTAGCGATGCCGACGATTACGATGGCTATAATCCGTCTTCGGGGCGTTCTGGTGGCAAAGGTGAATTTTTCAAGACGGGATCGATGGTCGACCCGCGTGATGGGAAAACTTATAAGACGGTAAAAATTGGCGATCAGGTGTGGATGGCTGAAAACTTGGCCTTTTACGATACGCTAGGGATTCCTGAATTGGCGAAGGCTCCGTCCAATGATTATAGCGGCTGGTCCGGAGACATTATGCCTGTTGCTTCGATTGCCGATTCAGAGGAAACGCCTGCCGCTAAGGAACCTTCGGGCCAGACATACACTTACGATGCCGCAATGAATTTCGGTTACTATAGCGATACCTCTTATAACGATGGTATCTGTCCGCCGGGTTGGCATTTGCCTGTCATGGCGGAATTCGATGTGTTGAAGTCCAATGTGCTACTGATGTGCGATTCTACTTTCCCTTGCGCAAAACTTGAAGACGGCTGGAAGAGTACCGAAACGTTCTGGACGAGTACTCCGGCGAACGGTGTTCGAATCAATTTGGATTACGGCTATTCTTACAGATCCAATTCTTACGATGCCGTTTCTTATACGGTGAATGTTGAAAATTATGATGCGTTTGTCGCTGATTTCTCGGGTAAAACAAGCAAATTGAATGTCCGCTGTGTTCAGGGTGCCGTTTTGGACTCTGTTTCGGCTTTAAAATCCTTTATGGCAGTTCGAGAAAAGAATATAGAGGCAATGCGTTTAGCCGATTCTGTATGGCAGTACATCCAGAGAGGTGCCAAGAATTATTTTAACGATTCTCTTGAATACAGCTATTTTACGGATCCGCGAGACGGCAATGTTTACGGGTATCTGAAAATCGGTAGCTATTTCTGGATGGCCGAAAACATGCGCTATACTGTTGGTGATGCCTTTTGCGATTCTTACCTCAAATGCAATGCCAGTTCTCATCAAGATACTCTTTCGTATTTTGACATTGGACTTTCTTATAATGCTTCCGAAAAAGCTTCCGTATGTCCGGACGGATGGCATTTGCCTTCTAAAGAGGAATGGCTTGACTTGAGGGCTGCTTCTGAAAAGAATGGTGATTTCTTTGGTAATGACGGAATGTGGGATCTTTCAAGGGTGACGCCGACCAATTCGACGGGCTTCACCATGCTGACGACAACTTACAGAAGTGCTCGTGAGAGAAGCGCGTTCAACGAGGCTGCTTTTTGGGTGAGAAACGATTCCCTTTATGTTCGCTTGAAAATCGATACGGTTTACATCGATGATCCTGTGGAAGAAACCATTGTGGTTGCTGTGCCTGAGGATTCTACGGCGGATTCCTTGGTGGTGGCCGATTCAACGGTTGTTTCGGATTCTACGGCTGCCGATTCGTTGCCTGAAGTTCCTGAACGTAGGTTTACTCTCGATACGACGCGTACTGAATTTCAATATTATTTCTACTACGAATATGACTGGATGGGAAGTTTCGGTTTGCAGACGACCTCTTCTAGCTATGATTCGTTCAGCGTCCGTTGCGTCAAGGACTACTAA
- the prfB gene encoding peptide chain release factor 2 (programmed frameshift) translates to MAFNTTHTGLIDLRTRIDKLWGYLDLEAKTEELYVLEKDSADPNLWNDQEKAQAMMKKIGNLRALLDSWKEVSQSCDDLAELYEMSKAEESADLTASIDSDIAELKSKIEAMEFKKMLNGPDDACSCLMSIHPGAGGTESQDWALMLFRMYTHFFERENMDFKVVDFQEAEDAGLKSATIEVTCENAYGLLRSEIGVHRLVRISPFDANARRHTSFTAVYLYPEHEDIEFDLDMADVRVDTYRSSGAGGQYINKTDSAVRMTHLPTGIMASCQTERSQIQNRETCYKMLKTMVAEHYRLEEEAKRDARMAEKKKVEWGSQIRSYVLQPYQLVKDLRTGVETSDTAGVLDGKIKPFINAYLLSTSEGQK, encoded by the exons ATGGCATTCAATACGACGCACACCGGGCTGATCGACTTGCGTACGCGCATCGACAAGCTCTGGGGGTATCTT GACTTAGAAGCCAAAACCGAAGAACTCTACGTTTTGGAAAAGGACTCCGCCGACCCGAACCTGTGGAATGACCAGGAAAAGGCGCAGGCCATGATGAAAAAAATCGGCAATCTGCGCGCCCTGCTGGACTCGTGGAAAGAAGTCTCGCAGAGCTGCGATGACCTCGCCGAACTTTATGAAATGAGCAAGGCGGAAGAATCCGCCGATTTGACGGCATCGATCGATTCCGACATCGCTGAACTCAAATCGAAAATCGAGGCGATGGAATTCAAGAAAATGCTGAACGGCCCCGATGATGCCTGCAGCTGCCTGATGTCCATTCACCCGGGCGCAGGTGGCACCGAGTCGCAAGACTGGGCGCTGATGCTCTTCCGCATGTATACGCATTTCTTTGAACGCGAAAACATGGACTTCAAGGTGGTGGACTTCCAGGAAGCGGAAGACGCCGGCCTCAAGAGCGCGACCATCGAGGTCACTTGCGAAAACGCTTATGGGCTCCTCCGTTCCGAAATCGGCGTGCACCGCTTGGTGCGCATCAGCCCGTTCGATGCGAACGCCCGCCGCCACACGAGCTTTACCGCCGTGTACCTGTACCCCGAACACGAAGACATCGAATTCGATTTGGATATGGCTGACGTGCGTGTGGATACTTACCGCAGTAGCGGTGCCGGTGGCCAGTACATCAACAAGACGGATTCTGCCGTGCGTATGACTCACTTGCCCACGGGCATTATGGCGAGCTGCCAGACCGAACGTAGCCAGATCCAGAACCGCGAAACCTGCTACAAGATGCTCAAGACCATGGTCGCCGAACATTACCGCCTGGAAGAAGAAGCCAAGCGTGATGCCCGTATGGCCGAAAAGAAAAAGGTCGAATGGGGTAGCCAGATTCGTAGCTACGTGCTGCAGCCTTACCAGTTGGTGAAGGACTTGCGCACCGGTGTGGAAACTTCGGATACCGCAGGCGTGCTCGACGGTAAAATCAAGCCGTTCATCAACGCGTACCTGCTGAGTACAAGCGAAGGGCAGAAGTGA
- a CDS encoding nitroreductase family protein gives MKFEELVKNRYSCRKFSDKAVEPEKLSLVLEAGRLSPTAVNGQPVTVKVLKSEAAIAKLRGITRMAYNAPVVLMVCYDKDKCYSPVTYHDDFVSGDMDSSIVTTSMMMQATDLGLATLWARGFNASEIEKAFNFPENLKLACFLDVGYADPAEGGPSPRHPVRKPMSEFAEEI, from the coding sequence ATGAAATTCGAAGAACTCGTCAAAAATCGTTACAGCTGCCGCAAGTTCAGCGACAAGGCTGTGGAACCCGAAAAACTTTCCCTCGTGCTCGAAGCGGGTCGCCTTTCTCCGACGGCCGTGAATGGCCAGCCGGTGACCGTGAAGGTGCTCAAGTCCGAGGCCGCCATTGCCAAGCTCCGCGGCATTACCCGCATGGCCTACAACGCCCCTGTGGTGCTCATGGTCTGCTACGACAAGGACAAGTGCTATTCTCCCGTGACTTACCACGACGATTTTGTGAGTGGCGACATGGATTCGAGCATCGTGACGACTTCGATGATGATGCAGGCAACCGACTTGGGCCTTGCGACCTTGTGGGCCCGTGGCTTCAACGCCTCTGAAATTGAGAAGGCCTTCAACTTCCCGGAAAATCTCAAGCTTGCTTGCTTCTTGGATGTGGGCTACGCCGACCCTGCCGAAGGCGGCCCTTCGCCGAGACACCCCGTGCGCAAGCCCATGAGCGAATTTGCCGAAGAAATTTAA
- a CDS encoding diphosphate--fructose-6-phosphate 1-phosphotransferase: protein MADNLSVLGKARKAYQPKLPAALRDGALKVSLNKGKATESVRDQAKIKALFPNTYGAPYISMKKATKAQAGKALNVGVVLSGGQAPGGHNVIAGIFDGIKSISKNSKLLGFLGGPSGLENGKFIVINEKIMDSYRNTGGFDIIQSGRTKLETEEQFKKCMAVAKAQKLDAIVIIGGDDSNTNAAVLGEYFQANGASCVVCGCPKTIDGDLKNEYIETSFGFDTAVKTYSELIGNIMRDANSAQKYWHFIKLMGRSASHIALEAALQTHPNICLISEEVKAKKMKLKQVIKYVADIVAARAADGKNFGVCLIPEGLLEFIPDVGVLISELSEALAHHEKEVEGLDTAAKVEKLCNWISKASAEVLKSLPSTTQGQLMLDRDSHGNVQVSLIETEKLVIEMVKKELKSRKNFKGKFSALNHFFGYEGRCAAPSNFDADYCYSLGYTASVLAFNKMNGYMSSVRDLTKGIEKWTAGGIPITMMMNIERRHGADKPVIQKALVELDGAPFKFFAKNREVWAKTESYTYPGPIQYWGPSEVCDVTNFTIKLERGAIKVK, encoded by the coding sequence ATGGCTGACAATCTGTCCGTCCTCGGCAAGGCCCGCAAGGCCTACCAGCCGAAACTCCCCGCCGCTCTCCGCGACGGCGCTCTCAAGGTCTCTCTCAACAAGGGTAAGGCTACCGAATCTGTGCGCGACCAGGCCAAGATCAAGGCTCTGTTCCCGAACACCTACGGCGCTCCCTACATTTCCATGAAGAAGGCTACCAAGGCTCAAGCCGGTAAGGCCCTCAACGTGGGCGTGGTGCTCTCCGGTGGCCAGGCTCCTGGTGGACACAACGTGATTGCAGGTATCTTCGACGGTATCAAGAGCATCAGCAAGAATTCCAAGCTCCTCGGCTTCCTCGGCGGTCCGTCTGGCCTCGAAAACGGCAAGTTCATCGTGATCAACGAAAAGATCATGGACTCCTACCGCAACACCGGTGGCTTCGACATCATCCAGTCCGGCCGTACCAAGCTCGAAACTGAAGAACAGTTCAAGAAGTGCATGGCTGTCGCCAAGGCTCAGAAGCTCGACGCTATCGTGATTATCGGTGGTGACGACTCCAACACCAACGCTGCTGTTCTCGGTGAATACTTCCAGGCCAACGGCGCAAGCTGCGTGGTTTGCGGCTGCCCGAAGACCATCGACGGCGACCTCAAGAACGAATACATCGAAACCTCCTTCGGTTTCGACACTGCCGTCAAAACCTATTCCGAACTCATCGGCAACATCATGCGCGATGCCAACTCCGCTCAGAAGTACTGGCACTTCATCAAGCTCATGGGCCGTAGCGCTTCTCACATTGCTCTCGAAGCCGCTCTCCAGACCCATCCGAACATCTGCTTGATCTCTGAAGAAGTCAAGGCCAAGAAGATGAAGCTCAAACAGGTCATCAAGTACGTTGCAGACATCGTCGCTGCCCGTGCTGCTGACGGCAAGAACTTCGGCGTCTGCCTGATTCCGGAAGGCCTCCTCGAATTCATCCCGGATGTCGGCGTGCTCATTTCCGAACTCTCCGAAGCCCTCGCCCACCACGAAAAGGAAGTCGAAGGCCTCGACACCGCCGCCAAGGTTGAAAAGCTCTGCAACTGGATTTCCAAGGCTTCTGCCGAAGTCCTCAAGAGCCTCCCCTCCACCACTCAGGGCCAGCTGATGCTCGACCGCGACAGCCACGGCAACGTGCAGGTTTCCCTCATCGAAACCGAAAAGCTCGTCATCGAAATGGTGAAGAAGGAACTCAAGAGCCGCAAGAACTTCAAGGGCAAGTTCTCCGCCCTCAACCACTTCTTCGGTTACGAAGGCCGCTGCGCCGCTCCGTCGAACTTCGACGCCGACTACTGCTACAGCCTCGGTTACACCGCTTCTGTGCTCGCCTTCAACAAGATGAACGGCTACATGAGCTCTGTGCGTGACCTCACGAAGGGTATCGAAAAGTGGACTGCCGGTGGCATTCCTATCACCATGATGATGAACATCGAACGTCGTCACGGTGCCGACAAGCCGGTGATTCAGAAGGCTCTCGTTGAACTCGACGGTGCTCCGTTCAAGTTCTTCGCCAAGAACCGCGAAGTTTGGGCCAAGACTGAATCCTACACCTATCCGGGTCCGATCCAGTACTGGGGTCCGAGCGAAGTTTGCGACGTGACCAACTTTACGATTAAGCTGGAACGCGGCGCCATTAAAGTCAAATAA